One Polynucleobacter necessarius genomic window, CCAGCGTACTCTTGACCGAGATGGTCACGCATGTAGTAGCACTTGAGCCAGGCTTCTGCGTCCCGCGAGACCTCGTCTGCCCGACGCTCATTTGAGGAGCAATGCACACCCAATTGACCCCAGATTGGCAATGCCGCATTGGCACCTTTTGGAACCTTTGCACCCCTTGCGATGTTTGCTTTGGCATCGCTCTGCGACTTCTTCGCATTGACAGCATTCTCTCGACCTTTGCCTTTACGTGGCAAAGTGAGATTGAGGGGAACTTTTGGCGGCAATACGGGAACATAAGACTTCTTTTGCAGAATGGACTTAATCACGCGATGCGTCAAAAGGTCTGGATAGCGACGAATGGGGCTCGTAAAGTGAGAATACGCAGGATAGGCCAAACCAAAGTGGCCTTCGTTATCGGGTTGATACATCGCTTGCTGCATCGAACGCAATACCACGGACTGAAGCATATTGGCATCTGGGCGATCTTTAATCTCGCGCATTAATTTTGCAAAATCTCGGGGCTTTGGTTTCTCACCGCCACCAAGCGACAGGCCCGAGGTTCTCAATACCTGACGCAATGTCACCAGCTTTTCTTCAGAGGGCTCACCGTGAACACGATATAGGCTCAAGTGCTTATTTTTCTCAATGAAGTCGGCAGCACAGACGTTTGCGGTCAACATGCATTCTTCAATTAGACGATGCGCATCATTCCGTAAACGAGGCTCAATTCGCAGAATCTTGCCCAACTCATTGCTAATGATTTGAGTTTCAATGGTTTCAAACTCAATCGCACCCCGCTTCTCACGCGCAGAGAGCAGAATCTTAAATAAGGCGTAGAGATTCGTTAATAGTGGGCGGAACTCAGCAAAGCGTGCTGCCTTTGGCCCTTTACTGTTCGAGAGAATCTCCCAAACCGTATCGTAGGTAAAGCGCTGCGCAGAATGCATTACTGCTGGATAAAACTGATAAGCCAACACAACGCCGTTGTTATCAACTACTGAATCGCACACCATGCAGAGGCGATCGACATTCGGATTCAGCGAGCACAGACCATTGGAGATTTTCTCCGGCAACATCGGTATCACTCTTCTTGGGAAATACACTGAAGTAGCACGCAATAATCCTTCATCATCTAATGAATGACCGGGTTTCACGTAATGCGATACGTCAGCAATCGCCACAATCAAGCGCCAAGCTTTCGTCTTGCCATACATGACTGGCTCACAGTAGACGGCATCGTCAAAGTCACGCGCATCAGCGCCATCAATTGTGACTAGTGGCACATCCCGTAAATCAACCCTACCCTCTAAGTCCTCTTGCTGAATCGAATCGGGTAATGCTGCAGCTTCTTTCATGGCTGCGGCTGAGAATTCGTGGGGAACCCCGTACTTGCGGACTGCGATCTCTATCTCCATACCGGGATCATCAATCTCGCCTAAAACCTCTACAACCCGTCCGACGGCTTGGCGATAGCTGTCGGGATAATCGATGATTTCCACACTAACCACTTGGCCCAACTTGGCTTGACCTTGACCTTTAGGCGGAATCAGAATGTCGTGACCAATGCGCTTATCTTCTGGCGCAACAATTAGTACACCGTTTTCATTGAGAAGACGACCAATCACAACCTTATTGGCGTGCAGCACTACTTCAACAATTTGCCCCTCAGGACGTCCGCGTCGATCTGTTCCTAAAACCCTGACATTGACTCGATCACCGTGCATGACACGAGACATCTCTCGTTCAGAGAGAAAAATATCTTCACCACCATCATCGGGAATAACAAATCCAAATCCATCTCGATGCCCTTGAACCGCTCCTAAACGATCTGCCTCGCGGGGCACCACATCCCTTGCTTTACGCATTTAATTCCTTTGGCATTACCTGCCTTATTGATACCTAAGGTATCGATTATTACTATGAATAAGGCTACTGTATCAAACCACCAAGTCTGATGGGAAAAAGCCAAAATGGGGTTGAAAAGACCGGAAAACGCCTACCCCTCTATAATAGAAACATGCCCAGGTGGCGAAATTGGTAGACGCACCAGCTTCAGGTGCTGGCGATCGTAAGGTTGTGGGGGTTCGAGTCCCTTCCTGGGCACCAAACACGGTTAATCTGGCTGAATATTCCCTTTTTGGATCACGCCTGCCCATTGCTCTTGTTCAGCCTTTTGAAACTTGGCAAACTCTTCAGGCGTAGACCCAACAGCAATAGCGCTCAATTGATCTAATCTTTGCCTGACGTCAGGCATTTTCATGATCTTTGCCAGCTCATTCGATAGACGTTTGACAATTTCTGGCGAGGTCCCAGACTTCAGATGTTTCGAACCCTGGAAAACCACTCTCCGCCAACGTTGGAGTCTTTGGATAACTTGGCAATCTTTTCGCTGTAGTAGTAGCAATAATTTTTAGCTTTCCAGACTGAATATGCTAAGTGGAGGTTAGTAAAGTATCAAACATGAGATTGACCTGCCCGGCAATCACGTCACTGACCGCTGGTGCAAATCCTTTGTATGGAACATGAACCACGTCAACACCCGAACGCATCATAAACATCTCTGAGACCAAATGAGATGAGCCACCATTCCCTGCAGAGGCAAAAGTGAGCTTGCCAGGATTCGCTCTAGCATAAGCAATCAGTCCTGCTAGATCATTAAAGGGAGCATCCGCTCTAGTAACTATAGCGATTGGCACCGTCACTAACAGTGAAACTGGGACAAAATCCTTATTTACATCATAAGAAGATTTTTTATACAAGACTGGATTGATTCCATTTGTGCCAATAGAGACCATTGCCAAGGTTTGACCGTCTGCGGGGGCAGCTAATACAGCCTGGAGTCCGATTGATCCATGAGCACCAGCTTTATTCTTAACATAGACTGGCTGACCCAGAGCATCGCCCAACTTATTCGAAATTAATCGAGCAATTACGTCTGTTGAACCTCCCGCGGGGAATGGCGCTATCATTTTTAGCGGTCCATTTTGGTAGCTTTGTGCGAAACATGTACCAGC contains:
- the rnr gene encoding ribonuclease R, translating into MRKARDVVPREADRLGAVQGHRDGFGFVIPDDGGEDIFLSEREMSRVMHGDRVNVRVLGTDRRGRPEGQIVEVVLHANKVVIGRLLNENGVLIVAPEDKRIGHDILIPPKGQGQAKLGQVVSVEIIDYPDSYRQAVGRVVEVLGEIDDPGMEIEIAVRKYGVPHEFSAAAMKEAAALPDSIQQEDLEGRVDLRDVPLVTIDGADARDFDDAVYCEPVMYGKTKAWRLIVAIADVSHYVKPGHSLDDEGLLRATSVYFPRRVIPMLPEKISNGLCSLNPNVDRLCMVCDSVVDNNGVVLAYQFYPAVMHSAQRFTYDTVWEILSNSKGPKAARFAEFRPLLTNLYALFKILLSAREKRGAIEFETIETQIISNELGKILRIEPRLRNDAHRLIEECMLTANVCAADFIEKNKHLSLYRVHGEPSEEKLVTLRQVLRTSGLSLGGGEKPKPRDFAKLMREIKDRPDANMLQSVVLRSMQQAMYQPDNEGHFGLAYPAYSHFTSPIRRYPDLLTHRVIKSILQKKSYVPVLPPKVPLNLTLPRKGKGRENAVNAKKSQSDAKANIARGAKVPKGANAALPIWGQLGVHCSSNERRADEVSRDAEAWLKCYYMRDHLGQEYAGTITGVANLELFVQLENLFVEGMVHATELGGDYFQYDEALQELRGERTGIRYRLGDRVHVLVSRVDLDARKIEFSLMKNAGADGNGSNRRQLLLDADFGRPNKKAASKKSKPSHQTPQKPSGINVNAAKSAGTFGVSQSKSKASRKNGKAKVGNSGGSVGRPAGNKPPVRNTKARRK
- a CDS encoding tripartite tricarboxylate transporter substrate-binding protein; its protein translation is MNKKMIAGILFLTSFMLAGTCFAQSYQNGPLKMIAPFPAGGSTDVIARLISNKLGDALGQPVYVKNKAGAHGSIGLQAVLAAPADGQTLAMVSIGTNGINPVLYKKSSYDVNKDFVPVSLLVTVPIAIVTRADAPFNDLAGLIAYARANPGKLTFASAGNGGSSHLVSEMFMMRSGVDVVHVPYKGFAPAVSDVIAGQVNLMFDTLLTST